From the genome of Scytonema hofmannii PCC 7110, one region includes:
- a CDS encoding DUF7379 domain-containing protein, which translates to MAQKIYALLAGIDKYHPESRVNNLSGCVNDIEAIEEYLQKRIATEKKWELVENSEVPWKLTNELATRQAIIDGFQKHLSQATSEDVVLFYYAGHGSFEPAPEAFRIKDSDRQIETLVCYDSRTTQGRDLADKELSYLIEQVAKNNPHILIVLDCCHSGTATRDPKVVERQTSADGRVRDLKEFIFTEEWLKRRLSENYEPPRHVAIAACRSHQTAKEHRGEDGKRRGAFSYFFTQALQRTHGSLSYADLLQDINALILSKVNDQSPQIEALAEDLGQTFLGGAVGDRLNYFTLTYNTQVYSNWVINGGALHGIRPVTEGETVLAIFPQETPLEQLSDISLSIGQAVVTEVLTEVSKIEFNSITEIDPEAPYRAVVISVPVPQLKVNFVGDAQGIELARRSLTTVNEGEPSLFIKEAEQSEDANYELEAHQGQYWIKQASDRKSIVAPIPLVPDTQGYTLQRAVQIIKRLEHVARWTNVLELKTPPTSQIQPEDVDLEAIVISDGQEYSSKQAISDLRGEYSFNNNQPTPPKVKITVTNHSDQDIYFQIVDLAGDYSISIPPFFPETSSLRLSKKSSDDSLLPSKTSKILDLAIPRAYINSGVTEYNDIFKLIVSTRDFNASLLAQKGLDTPPPTRSTRSTGLSGALNRLMDNISSRNAVEPGSDNLDNWMTKEVKLTIVKPPSGVEIKQSEPTTLQPGVVLHNNSSFQGKVEINSLPPNSRDVNSNLLPPILIEAPNLFQPFEFNTTRSGLSKLSVLEITGVQNHESVTPENPIKIVVDKPLSSNEYVLPLAYDGEFFLPLGTAKAANGKTEITLERLPEPIANSRSLQGSIKILFQKLLTQPFGQKFSYPLLRLSEILPDGRVSYQADKEIITAKVTQAKKILLYIHGIMGDTETSVASAQQAKLTENGQQKTLRDKYDLILAFDYENLNTTIEENAKLLKQRLEEVGLTANHGKQLDIVAHSMGGLISRTFIEKEGGNKIVQHLVMLGTPNGGSPWSTVQDWAFAALGIGLNQLSSVAWPAVVIAGILKLVDANIKTVEQMSPSSNFIQSIATNPDPNVRYTIIAGDRSIRPEALQTDSGKQSSAIKRLMEKLFGSAQERVVNLVFFQQPNDIAVTLESIKSVSENRIPKPRIIAPDATCDHVTYFTTQSGLDALVKALCEEV; encoded by the coding sequence ATGGCTCAAAAAATTTACGCCCTACTTGCTGGTATTGATAAATACCACCCAGAATCCAGAGTCAATAATTTAAGTGGTTGTGTTAACGATATTGAAGCAATAGAAGAATATTTACAGAAACGAATTGCTACTGAGAAAAAGTGGGAATTAGTTGAAAACTCAGAGGTTCCTTGGAAACTGACGAATGAATTGGCAACACGTCAGGCGATCATAGATGGCTTTCAAAAACACTTGTCCCAAGCAACCAGTGAAGACGTAGTCTTATTTTACTATGCAGGACATGGTTCCTTTGAACCAGCACCAGAGGCGTTTCGGATTAAAGATTCAGATCGTCAAATTGAAACTTTAGTTTGTTATGATAGCCGGACGACACAAGGTCGAGACTTAGCAGATAAGGAATTAAGCTACCTCATTGAGCAGGTGGCAAAGAACAATCCACATATCTTGATTGTTCTGGATTGCTGTCACTCCGGTACAGCAACGCGAGATCCAAAAGTGGTGGAACGTCAAACCTCTGCAGATGGACGAGTCAGAGATTTAAAAGAGTTTATTTTTACTGAGGAATGGCTGAAACGGCGTTTGAGTGAGAACTACGAGCCACCAAGACATGTTGCGATCGCGGCTTGTCGTTCCCATCAAACAGCAAAAGAGCATAGAGGTGAAGATGGTAAACGACGCGGTGCTTTTTCTTACTTTTTCACCCAAGCATTGCAACGCACTCACGGTAGTTTATCCTATGCAGATTTATTGCAAGATATCAACGCTTTGATCCTCAGTAAAGTCAACGATCAATCACCCCAGATAGAAGCACTTGCAGAAGATTTAGGACAAACCTTCTTAGGAGGTGCAGTAGGCGATCGTTTGAATTACTTTACCCTGACCTATAACACGCAAGTTTACAGTAATTGGGTCATTAATGGAGGTGCTTTACACGGAATTCGTCCAGTTACGGAAGGAGAGACTGTATTAGCAATTTTCCCCCAAGAAACCCCACTAGAACAGTTGAGCGATATTTCCCTTTCCATTGGTCAAGCTGTAGTTACCGAAGTACTTACAGAAGTTAGCAAAATTGAATTCAATAGTATTACGGAAATAGATCCAGAAGCACCTTACAGGGCGGTTGTCATCAGCGTACCCGTTCCTCAATTGAAAGTGAATTTTGTAGGGGACGCTCAAGGTATAGAACTGGCTCGAAGATCTCTAACAACAGTTAATGAGGGTGAACCATCTTTGTTTATTAAAGAAGCAGAACAATCTGAAGATGCCAATTACGAGCTAGAAGCACATCAAGGTCAATACTGGATTAAACAAGCAAGCGATCGAAAGTCAATAGTCGCACCGATTCCACTCGTACCAGATACCCAAGGATATACTTTGCAACGTGCAGTGCAAATCATCAAACGTTTAGAACACGTTGCACGTTGGACGAATGTTTTAGAATTGAAAACGCCACCCACCAGTCAAATCCAACCAGAAGATGTGGATTTGGAAGCGATCGTCATCTCTGATGGTCAGGAGTATTCCTCAAAACAGGCAATTTCCGATTTACGTGGAGAATACAGTTTCAACAATAATCAGCCAACACCGCCAAAGGTAAAAATCACTGTAACGAATCACAGTGACCAAGATATTTACTTTCAAATAGTAGACTTAGCAGGTGATTATTCAATAAGTATCCCACCATTTTTCCCAGAGACAAGTAGTCTCCGTTTATCAAAAAAATCGAGTGATGACTCACTTTTGCCAAGCAAAACGAGTAAGATATTAGACTTAGCGATTCCCAGAGCATATATAAATAGTGGAGTGACAGAATACAATGATATTTTCAAGTTAATTGTCAGCACTAGAGATTTCAACGCGAGTTTGCTCGCACAAAAAGGACTTGATACTCCTCCTCCCACTCGTTCTACTCGTTCTACAGGATTATCCGGCGCTCTTAACCGTTTAATGGACAACATTTCTTCTCGTAATGCAGTGGAACCGGGTTCTGACAATCTTGATAACTGGATGACCAAGGAAGTTAAACTGACGATTGTAAAACCACCAAGTGGAGTAGAGATTAAACAATCTGAACCAACAACTCTACAACCAGGTGTTGTACTGCACAACAATTCCAGTTTTCAAGGCAAAGTTGAGATCAACTCCTTACCACCAAACAGCCGGGATGTTAACAGTAATTTACTTCCACCCATTCTCATAGAAGCTCCAAATCTGTTTCAACCCTTTGAATTTAACACCACTCGTAGCGGTCTCTCTAAATTAAGTGTTTTGGAAATCACTGGCGTACAGAATCACGAAAGCGTCACACCAGAAAATCCTATAAAGATAGTTGTTGACAAACCATTGTCATCCAACGAATATGTTTTGCCACTTGCTTATGATGGAGAATTTTTCTTACCTTTAGGGACAGCTAAGGCAGCAAATGGCAAGACAGAAATTACTTTAGAACGCTTACCTGAACCAATAGCTAATAGCCGCAGTCTACAAGGTTCCATCAAGATTCTCTTCCAAAAACTGCTGACTCAACCTTTTGGACAAAAATTTTCTTATCCCTTGTTAAGACTTTCTGAAATCTTACCAGACGGGCGTGTATCTTATCAAGCTGATAAGGAAATTATTACAGCAAAAGTGACTCAAGCCAAGAAGATATTACTTTATATTCACGGTATCATGGGCGATACAGAAACGTCTGTAGCAAGCGCTCAACAAGCAAAATTGACAGAAAACGGACAACAGAAAACTTTGCGAGATAAATATGACTTAATTCTCGCCTTTGATTACGAAAATCTCAATACGACCATCGAAGAAAATGCCAAACTTCTGAAACAAAGACTAGAAGAAGTTGGGTTAACAGCCAACCATGGCAAACAATTAGATATTGTTGCTCATTCAATGGGCGGCTTAATATCTCGTACCTTTATTGAAAAAGAAGGTGGAAATAAAATTGTTCAACACTTAGTGATGCTGGGTACACCTAATGGTGGTTCTCCTTGGTCTACGGTTCAAGATTGGGCTTTTGCTGCTCTGGGAATTGGGTTAAACCAACTTTCCTCAGTAGCTTGGCCTGCAGTCGTTATTGCTGGAATCTTAAAACTTGTGGATGCCAACATTAAGACTGTAGAGCAGATGAGCCCAAGCAGCAATTTTATCCAAAGCATTGCTACCAATCCAGATCCTAACGTGCGGTATACCATTATTGCAGGCGATCGCTCAATTCGTCCTGAAGCATTACAAACCGATTCTGGAAAACAGTCGAGTGCTATCAAGCGACTGATGGAGAAATTATTTGGCTCGGCTCAAGAGCGCGTAGTCAACTTAGTTTTCTTCCAGCAACCAAACGACATAGCGGTGACACTCGAAAGCATTAAAAGCGTGAGTGAAAACCGCATTCCCAAGCCGAGAATTATAGCTCCAGATGCAACTTGCGATCATGTAACTTACTTCACCACTCAATCTGGTTTAGACGCATTGGTCAAAGCACTCTGTGAAGAGGTATAA
- a CDS encoding Uma2 family endonuclease, with the protein MTIAQELDALDGIFPDVIFPPGDLYSDEPPLETELHLRQIILLLICLEWLWRDRNDFYAAGNLTIYYSPRQLKSEDFRGPDFFVVLGTQRKTRKSWVVWEEDGKYPNVILEILSDSTAKTDKGLKKEIYQDTFRTPDYFWFDPYTLEFAGFHLVDGEYQPLQPTEKGYLWSQQLGLYLGMYQGLLRFFTADEQLVPTPEETAQQTEQKLEQVEQKAQQTEQKLEQVEQKAQQEAEKAKRLAAKLRELNIDPDTI; encoded by the coding sequence ATGACCATAGCTCAAGAATTAGATGCTCTTGATGGCATCTTCCCAGATGTTATATTTCCCCCTGGCGATTTATATAGTGATGAGCCTCCCTTGGAAACAGAACTGCACTTACGACAAATAATTTTACTTTTGATATGTCTAGAATGGCTGTGGCGAGATAGAAATGATTTCTATGCGGCTGGAAACCTGACTATCTACTATAGTCCACGCCAACTTAAATCAGAAGATTTCCGAGGTCCAGATTTTTTTGTAGTGCTGGGAACCCAACGTAAAACCCGCAAAAGTTGGGTAGTCTGGGAAGAAGATGGCAAATATCCAAATGTCATTCTAGAAATTTTGTCGGACTCAACAGCCAAGACAGACAAAGGTTTAAAAAAAGAAATTTATCAAGATACTTTCCGCACACCGGATTATTTTTGGTTCGACCCGTATACATTAGAATTTGCGGGATTTCATTTAGTAGATGGAGAATATCAACCTCTACAACCAACAGAAAAAGGATATTTGTGGAGTCAACAATTAGGGTTATATTTGGGAATGTATCAGGGTTTATTGCGGTTTTTTACAGCAGATGAGCAACTAGTACCAACACCTGAAGAAACAGCACAACAGACAGAACAAAAATTAGAACAGGTAGAACAAAAGGCACAACAGACAGAACAAAAACTAGAACAGGTAGAACAAAAGGCACAACAGGAAGCTGAAAAAGCAAAACGTTTGGCAGCAAAATTACGGGAGTTAAATATAGACCCAGATACAATTTAG
- a CDS encoding YifB family Mg chelatase-like AAA ATPase translates to MLARVWSASIVGIDAVKVGVEVDVSGGLPGIVVLGLPDPAIQEAKERVKATLKNAGFAFPIRKIVINLTPADLRKEGPCFDLPMSVGILAASQQVSAELLGDYLFLGELSLDGSLLSVAGVLPIASAAQKLGIAGLVVPADNAQEAALVEGLPVYGFKNLSEVIHFLNNPRRHKAVQLDNSVEVLHETSGQADLKDVKGQAHARRALEIAAAGGHNLVFVGPPGSGKTMLARRLPGILPAMQLKEALEVTRIYSVAGLLKNRGSLIRDRPFRSPHHSASGPSLVGGGGFPRPGEISLAHKGILFLDELTEFKRDVLEFLRQPLEDGYVTISRARQSVMFPAQFTLVGSTNPCPCGYYGDIIQNCTCTPRQREQYWAKLSGPLMDRIDLQVAVNRLKPEEITQQPTGESSEIVRDRVQQARDLAYHRFKNEDHLSCNAQMQSRHLQKWCNLDDSSRNLLEGAIRKLGLSARASDRILKVARTIADLAGDENLKPQYVAEAIQYRTIDRMQ, encoded by the coding sequence ATGCTAGCTAGAGTCTGGAGCGCGTCAATTGTCGGCATCGACGCCGTTAAAGTGGGCGTTGAAGTGGATGTGTCAGGAGGGTTGCCGGGAATTGTCGTTTTGGGGCTGCCAGATCCCGCCATTCAAGAAGCGAAAGAAAGGGTTAAGGCAACTCTCAAGAATGCTGGTTTTGCTTTTCCCATACGAAAAATTGTGATTAATCTTACACCTGCGGATTTACGAAAGGAAGGTCCGTGTTTTGATTTGCCAATGAGCGTAGGAATTTTAGCTGCTTCCCAACAAGTGAGTGCTGAGTTATTGGGTGACTACCTTTTTTTAGGCGAGTTGTCTTTGGATGGCAGCTTGCTTTCGGTTGCTGGTGTTTTGCCGATCGCATCGGCTGCTCAAAAACTGGGAATTGCAGGTTTAGTTGTTCCTGCTGATAATGCACAAGAAGCTGCTTTAGTTGAAGGATTGCCAGTTTACGGCTTTAAAAATTTGTCTGAGGTGATTCATTTTTTAAACAATCCCAGGCGACACAAAGCGGTGCAGTTAGATAATTCTGTAGAGGTATTGCATGAAACGTCAGGACAAGCAGATTTGAAAGATGTGAAAGGGCAAGCTCATGCCCGCCGTGCGTTGGAAATTGCTGCTGCGGGTGGACATAATTTAGTGTTTGTAGGTCCCCCAGGTAGCGGTAAGACCATGTTAGCACGTCGTTTGCCTGGAATTCTACCAGCAATGCAATTGAAGGAAGCCCTGGAGGTGACTCGCATTTATTCCGTCGCAGGTTTGTTAAAAAATCGCGGCTCGTTGATTCGCGATCGCCCCTTCCGCAGTCCTCACCATTCTGCTTCTGGTCCTTCTTTGGTAGGTGGTGGTGGTTTCCCGCGTCCTGGAGAAATTTCTCTAGCACATAAGGGCATCCTTTTTCTGGATGAGTTAACAGAATTTAAAAGAGATGTCTTGGAATTTCTGCGTCAACCTCTAGAAGATGGCTATGTCACAATTTCCCGTGCCAGACAATCAGTCATGTTTCCCGCTCAGTTTACACTCGTTGGCAGTACAAATCCATGCCCTTGCGGATATTACGGAGATATTATTCAAAACTGTACCTGTACGCCCAGACAGAGAGAGCAATACTGGGCTAAGCTTTCCGGTCCTTTAATGGATAGAATTGATTTGCAAGTTGCCGTAAACCGTTTAAAACCAGAAGAGATTACCCAACAACCAACAGGAGAATCCTCTGAAATTGTGAGAGACAGGGTGCAACAGGCACGAGATCTTGCGTATCATAGATTCAAAAATGAAGATCATTTATCTTGCAATGCACAAATGCAGAGCCGCCATCTTCAAAAATGGTGCAATTTAGATGATAGCAGCCGCAATTTATTGGAAGGGGCAATTAGAAAATTGGGTTTATCGGCAAGAGCTAGCGATCGTATTCTCAAAGTAGCACGGACGATTGCAGATTTGGCAGGGGATGAGAACTTAAAACCTCAGTATGTTGCTGAAGCCATTCAATATCGGACGATTGATAGAATGCAGTAA
- a CDS encoding helix-turn-helix domain-containing protein — MKTKPFSELRKKMMPQQQAESEMQANLALLLFYLRFSEVRESVGKTQSEVAEEMEVGQSALSKIEHQEDIQVSTLSRYITSLGGSLTITARFPDREIVITQFGVTDSLQH; from the coding sequence ATGAAAACTAAGCCTTTTAGCGAACTTCGTAAAAAAATGATGCCTCAGCAGCAGGCAGAAAGTGAGATGCAGGCAAATCTTGCACTATTACTATTCTATTTGAGATTTTCTGAAGTGAGAGAATCTGTCGGCAAAACTCAAAGTGAAGTTGCTGAAGAGATGGAAGTAGGACAATCTGCTCTTTCAAAGATTGAGCATCAAGAGGATATTCAGGTTTCCACGCTCTCAAGATATATTACATCTCTTGGCGGAAGTCTTACCATAACAGCACGTTTTCCTGACAGGGAAATTGTTATCACTCAATTTGGAGTGACAGACTCATTACAGCACTGA
- a CDS encoding MoaD/ThiS family protein — MSTITITVKLFAAYQEAYGVPELLLEFPESTPVAAVRDRLIAEHPQLSQLRDITRFGVNLQFVEPETILNNGDEVVLIPPVSGG; from the coding sequence ATGTCTACAATTACAATTACCGTTAAACTCTTTGCTGCTTACCAAGAAGCATACGGTGTACCAGAATTGTTGTTAGAATTTCCAGAAAGTACACCCGTTGCTGCAGTTCGCGATCGCCTGATTGCGGAACACCCTCAACTTTCTCAATTGCGGGATATCACCCGATTTGGGGTTAACCTCCAATTTGTAGAACCGGAAACTATCTTGAACAATGGTGACGAAGTGGTGTTAATTCCTCCTGTAAGCGGCGGTTGA
- a CDS encoding ATP-binding protein, which yields MTTPVGFILGTQEATPLEFWVAVSPGQVLRLDDVVEVQTHRPDGSGIVKFYGVVDYVRTLHEGTQFDTDTFLAKSGSLPVNVSYAAHIQVTRIEPEEYLPPQPGDTVMLAVDEELKRALHFDGMEKRIPAGTMRNSSPAYFNYEFIDGTKGAHINISGVSGVATKTSYALFLLHGIFHSAALGYHRANTKALIFNVKGEDLFFIDKQNAKLKEQDLAQYKILGIPAEPFKDVRFCAAPRKGSHDVDPHLEQRADNISVYLWSLRELCRDRLFSFLFAGEDLERGNLGFLVSIVEEKLARIAEDNDKTDKKNNRKPGVHLDVEPYGAPEKKKVTTFRELIEFLEDKLVENEDNSWLGRNTNATAEALIRRIWGIREEIGHLIRGDLPPEQIAKYQLDPLSPSHQITIVDINKIGGKAQKFVVGILLQRLFAEKEKRGQYPVVFIVLDELNKYAPREGRSPIKNLLVEIAERGRSLGIILIGAQQTASEVERRVVGQAAIRVVGRLDSAEAESAEYNFLSGGCRKRSLLLKSGTMFVHQPEVPSPILINFPFPPYATRYSEVATNDEDDDIEF from the coding sequence ATGACAACTCCCGTCGGTTTTATCCTCGGTACTCAAGAAGCAACCCCCTTGGAATTTTGGGTTGCAGTGTCACCCGGTCAAGTTTTGCGCCTTGATGATGTGGTGGAAGTGCAAACTCACCGTCCTGATGGGAGTGGTATTGTGAAATTTTATGGTGTGGTTGATTATGTCCGCACCTTACATGAAGGAACTCAGTTTGATACAGATACTTTCTTGGCAAAAAGTGGTAGTTTGCCTGTGAATGTCTCCTATGCTGCTCATATTCAAGTAACACGCATTGAACCCGAAGAATATTTGCCACCGCAACCGGGCGATACAGTCATGTTAGCTGTGGATGAAGAATTAAAACGTGCTTTGCATTTTGATGGCATGGAAAAACGCATCCCCGCAGGTACAATGCGTAACAGTAGCCCAGCTTATTTTAACTATGAATTTATTGATGGCACAAAAGGCGCACATATTAATATTTCGGGTGTATCTGGGGTAGCGACAAAAACATCTTATGCTTTATTTTTACTCCACGGAATTTTTCACTCTGCTGCATTAGGTTACCATCGTGCTAATACTAAAGCTTTGATTTTTAACGTTAAAGGTGAAGATTTGTTTTTTATAGATAAGCAGAATGCTAAACTTAAAGAACAGGATTTAGCACAATATAAAATCTTGGGAATACCCGCAGAACCATTTAAAGATGTGCGTTTTTGTGCTGCACCAAGAAAAGGCAGTCATGATGTAGACCCGCATTTAGAACAACGGGCTGATAATATTTCAGTTTACTTGTGGAGCTTGAGGGAATTGTGTCGCGATCGCCTCTTCAGTTTCCTATTTGCTGGAGAGGATTTAGAAAGAGGAAATTTAGGATTTTTAGTTTCTATTGTAGAGGAAAAATTAGCACGCATTGCTGAAGATAATGATAAAACAGATAAAAAAAATAACAGAAAGCCTGGAGTGCATCTAGATGTAGAACCTTATGGAGCACCAGAGAAGAAAAAAGTCACAACGTTTAGAGAACTAATTGAATTTTTAGAAGATAAGTTAGTTGAAAATGAAGATAACAGTTGGTTGGGGCGAAATACCAACGCCACTGCTGAGGCTTTGATACGTCGCATATGGGGAATACGCGAGGAAATAGGGCATTTGATTCGTGGAGATTTGCCTCCCGAACAAATAGCAAAATATCAACTCGATCCTCTATCGCCTTCGCATCAAATAACGATTGTTGATATTAATAAGATAGGAGGAAAAGCGCAAAAGTTTGTTGTGGGAATACTTTTACAACGACTGTTTGCAGAAAAGGAAAAGCGGGGACAATACCCGGTTGTTTTTATAGTTCTTGACGAATTGAATAAATACGCTCCCCGTGAAGGGCGGAGTCCAATAAAAAATTTGTTGGTGGAAATTGCAGAACGGGGTCGTTCTTTGGGCATCATCTTGATAGGCGCACAACAAACAGCTTCAGAAGTGGAACGCCGTGTTGTAGGACAAGCTGCAATTCGCGTCGTCGGTAGACTCGATTCTGCAGAGGCTGAAAGTGCAGAATATAACTTTCTCTCAGGAGGATGTCGCAAGCGATCGCTCCTCCTAAAATCAGGTACTATGTTTGTTCACCAGCCTGAAGTTCCATCCCCGATTCTAATTAATTTTCCCTTTCCTCCCTATGCAACCCGCTATAGTGAAGTAGCAACTAATGATGAGGATGATGATATTGAATTTTAG
- a CDS encoding type II toxin-antitoxin system RelE/ParE family toxin: MTESSPIEIRLTVEFQRKVRTLSKKYRQIQRDLEEILEQLQAGNFLGDRLSSIGYEIFKVRVKNRVIKKGKSAGYRLIYWIRSSNTIVLLDISSKSEQKDIEVTEIQRILVEFEKQSNAEQTEE, translated from the coding sequence TTGACTGAATCATCTCCCATTGAAATTAGACTAACGGTTGAATTTCAACGGAAGGTTCGTACACTGTCCAAGAAGTATCGCCAGATCCAACGGGATCTAGAAGAAATTTTAGAACAATTGCAAGCTGGAAATTTCCTAGGCGATCGCCTTTCTAGTATAGGTTATGAAATCTTCAAGGTACGGGTTAAGAATAGGGTCATCAAGAAAGGTAAAAGCGCTGGATATCGACTCATTTATTGGATTCGTTCATCGAATACTATCGTATTACTAGATATTTCTTCAAAATCTGAACAGAAGGATATAGAAGTCACAGAAATTCAGCGAATTTTGGTTGAGTTTGAGAAGCAAAGTAATGCAGAACAAACAGAAGAATAA
- a CDS encoding type II toxin-antitoxin system VapC family toxin yields the protein MGQLNLPDSAKIYIDTSIVIYTIEVHPNYWQLLQPLWQKFQVGQIELITSELTLLESLVIPFRQLNTNLIDTYEHLLLSSVIQLIPINQIILREAARLRATTASLRTPDAIHAATAIISGCTQFLTNDQRLRTLPSLPVVVLDEVLTS from the coding sequence ATGGGACAGTTAAATTTGCCAGATTCTGCCAAGATTTACATTGATACCTCGATAGTAATCTACACAATCGAGGTTCATCCAAATTACTGGCAATTGCTCCAACCGCTATGGCAGAAGTTTCAGGTAGGACAAATCGAGCTAATCACTAGTGAACTTACTCTTCTGGAATCCTTGGTAATACCGTTTCGGCAATTAAATACTAACCTGATTGATACTTATGAGCACTTACTTTTATCATCAGTTATTCAATTAATTCCAATTAATCAAATTATTCTGAGGGAGGCAGCAAGACTACGAGCAACAACCGCTTCATTAAGAACACCAGATGCTATTCATGCTGCAACAGCAATAATTTCAGGATGTACCCAGTTTCTCACCAACGATCAGAGACTGCGAACATTGCCCAGTTTGCCTGTGGTGGTTCTAGATGAAGTTCTGACATCATAA
- a CDS encoding GNAT family N-acetyltransferase, producing the protein MLTPENLDYFKWQIPDGSRVRLTLLQEDDLEFLHKWKSQVDISYLTSQPIEHISLKERQRRFQEKIPSVFAIRRITDNQFLGQISLYNLNPKNRSAGIGYFTGADYRRLGYTKEGLQLLINYLFKVIGLNKVMADTGAFNQASIALLKSLGFQLDGCLRQHQLLDGVLHNQLLFSLLAQEWKENGYSRNMS; encoded by the coding sequence ATGCTTACTCCAGAAAATCTCGATTATTTCAAGTGGCAAATTCCAGATGGCTCTCGCGTCCGCCTAACTTTACTTCAAGAAGACGATCTAGAGTTTTTGCACAAGTGGAAAAGCCAAGTTGATATTTCCTACCTAACTTCTCAACCAATAGAGCACATTTCTTTAAAAGAACGACAGCGACGGTTTCAGGAGAAAATTCCCTCTGTATTTGCAATTCGCCGAATTACAGATAATCAATTCCTTGGACAGATTAGCTTATATAACCTCAATCCTAAAAATCGGTCAGCAGGGATCGGTTACTTCACTGGTGCAGACTATAGACGGCTTGGTTACACCAAAGAGGGATTGCAACTCCTAATTAATTACTTATTTAAGGTTATTGGGTTAAATAAAGTGATGGCAGATACTGGTGCGTTTAATCAAGCTTCAATTGCTCTGCTCAAGTCTTTGGGATTTCAACTTGATGGCTGTTTGCGTCAGCATCAATTACTGGATGGCGTGTTGCATAACCAGTTACTCTTCAGTTTGTTAGCTCAAGAGTGGAAGGAGAACGGCTATAGTCGGAATATGAGTTAA
- a CDS encoding type II toxin-antitoxin system RelE family toxin, with translation MEPRPNGVKKLENDLYRIRVGDYRVIYQIQDNILLVNIVKVSHRSKAYRDES, from the coding sequence ATAGAACCTCGCCCAAACGGGGTTAAAAAGTTAGAGAATGATTTGTATCGTATTCGAGTAGGAGATTATCGAGTTATTTATCAGATACAAGACAATATTTTATTAGTAAATATTGTCAAAGTTAGTCATCGTAGTAAAGCGTATCGTGATGAAAGTTGA